One Vicia villosa cultivar HV-30 ecotype Madison, WI linkage group LG5, Vvil1.0, whole genome shotgun sequence genomic window, GCCGGAAGTAATGTCATATTTAGTCGATTCCGAGTTGAAGCATTTCGGATACGATGATCTCAAAGTAATATGCGAGGTGATAACTCTCTGTATTAGTCCTGACCCTAATGTATGTCCATCAATGCAAGAATTATGCAGCATGCTGGAGAGCCGAATCGACACATCAATAAGTGTGGAGCTCAAATCTTTAGCTTGGGCTGAACTAGCACTTTCAACATAATTGAGTAATCAATACTCAAAACTAACAACATAAATTGAAGAAGCATGCTGCTACCTATATAACCCATTATGCTTTTCTGACCAATCACCTTTTTGTTgctttgattaatttttttttgcctaTATATATAGTTTACCTGTAAATGATTGCTCATAAAGGAAATTTGTAAGGAAGAATCCATGACAAGTATCTTGTATTGGTGACTAAAATGTAGAAGTCTATAAATTGATTAATGaatggaagaagaaaaattgTGCTGTTGAAAAGGACCACAAAAGTCATAACAATATGGTCCATTCATTTGTTTCAAAATGGTCCCCTGTTTTATGAAATACACATCAATGTAGTATTTTTCTGGTATATTTAAATGAAATGGaccatattaaaataaaaataaggactTTTAATAATGAGGTAATATAAGTGATTTTTTTAGTTCTCTAGTTatgtataaatataattataacatTGTAATAAAAAAGGACATATCAAAATAACTTTTCAAAACTGAATGTACCAAATCTTCTATAGCAGCTGCAGCCTTTGGTAACCAACTTTTCATAAATCAAAGAGTTAGTTACAATTGAAATGGAAACTCTACCCTTACTTTCTATTATAGTATCAGATTGCTAGATTGATCTATGGTTGCGGTTACTCCACCGCCAATGTCGCTTCCCTCTTCCACTCAGATCACCACCACTCTTGCGCCGGCAGCTTCGAATGCGACTGAGGAATCAAGTCGCCTGCACTTCTCGTTCAAAATCGTACACAAACTAGATGAAAAGAACTTTCATCTTTTCCATCCGCAAGTAGAACCGTACATTAATGCATCTTTTCCATCCGCAAGTAGAACCGTACATTAATGCATCTTTTCCATCCGCAAGTAGAACCGTACATTAATGCACATAATCTCACAGGTCTTGTTGTTTGCACTCGAATTTTGCCTCAATTTCTTGATGATGAATGAAGATCATCGTATTGGTTCTGTCAACACTGAGTATTTCGTTTGGTTACAAAAAGATAAGATGCAGTTGACATGGCTTCAGTTTACACTTTCTAGTGAGATTTTCTCACGTTTTCTTGGATGCTCTCATGCGCGTCAACTATTGGATCGATTATTCAATAATTTTAAGAAGCAGACGTGTGCTCGAGCATGATATCTTAGGGTTAAGTTGCGTAGAAAGTTCTGATATTAAAAATCGAAACAATCTCATAATTGAGAGAGCTAGAAGCTTATGTTCTTACtgttataaaaaatattacattatATTCTCAAAAAGCACACTAATCCTCAAGATTTTAAGTTAGCAGAGATAcctacaaaatttataaattaaaatgcagaaaccCTCTCTAAATTCAAAGAAAAAGTCAAGAAAAGTAATCATATAATATTTCAATCATTCTAAATTCATTTATAAAAAACATTTTGAAATGTccttaatttaaaaaaagtaaaCTCTACTCTCCCTTCCTCCAAAACCTAACTCAGAGAAGGAAGAGGAGAAATCTAATACACATGATTAATGTTTTAAAAGAGCAAACAATAAAGGAATCTGTTCAAATTAAATATTGGAAAAATAGCTCTTATTACACATCTCAACAAGTAACTCCCCTTCTGTCATAATCACTTTCCCATAGGAACTAGCTACTCGATTATGTGGACAATGGCATTAGTGCAAAATTGATTATGCCTTCACACTATACTCTACCAGTAGGCAAATAAAAATCATATCATGCCGTTAATCAGGTTCTATAAATCACCCAAACTAAATCATATATAGATGAAGCATGGTTTAAATCATGTTCTTGTATAGCTTAAACAACCTTCCAAGGTAACATTCAacaaaaagcaataaaaaacaaaattgatgGTGCAAACAAGCCATTCAACCAAATTTTTGGATATCCACTACTTCCGCTTTGAAGAGTAGTGATTGTCATTTGGATTTCTCTTCCCACTGTAAACTGCTAGTGCTTTCCTTACAGGAGGCAGGAACGGAGATCCTTTAGAATTGTGGTGGCTGAAGACATCGTCTGGCCCAAAGAACTCATCATCCTACAGAGGGTATTAAGTAGCTCAGTTCAGTGAAGTTTTTTAAAATGATtgagacaaaaagaaagaaaaccacACTGTTGTGGGAAACAAGTCATTAGCTATATTAAAACACACAAACTACCTTGTTGGATTTCTTCTTTGTTTTAGGATGAAGTACCCTTTGAGGGAGTTGATCTTCACGGAGAATAACGTTTTTTGTGACTGCATTCCTTCCTCCTTGTGGTAAAGGCAATGAGAACTGCACGTAAAGTCATTGAAAAAGCATTAACAGCTTAGCCACAGAAAGATACAAATGATAAATATTCAGTTATTCAGATACATCATCATTCGTACAACTGAAAACAAACATCTATCAAACAGAACTTCTGGGATAAATGCTCATCAAGTCTGGTAACTTTCCAGGAAGGGTGTGGAATTGATCCATTAGTATTCATTAATCATTGTTAGTAACCCATTAATCAAGTACCCGACAATTACAAAGATGACCATGTGACTGAAAGAACACGTCTTTAGAAATAAAATGACCAACATGAATAAGGAAAATTGAATTGATATCTGCCAGTATTTCATAATATACTCACCTTTGTGCCACGTAATGTAATTCGGGGTCGACGGGCTGCCAACATTATTCCATTTTCATTAACAGTGACAGCTACCTTCCTTAAGGTGCCACCATTTCCACATTTTGGACAGAAAATCCTCCCAATTTCAGCAGTAACAGTGAAGCAAGCATGACACTTAAGTATCCACCTGGAtgcaaacaaattaaaaaataagctCGTATAATACAATAGCATACTGTGCTTCATAAGATAGCATCATAGAGATTAGAAGAAATAGGCATGTGTCATTGCACAATTATAATATTGCacaatgtttaaaaaaaacacaCAAGGTTCAATTCCGCCACACATTAGAAAATAGCAAAGACAGATAATCTATATTAACAGTGTATCTTTAAGAAGCTACTAACAAGTAACTATTACCTATGCAGCTGGTGTATCTGTGATCCTCCAGGTGCCAGCAAGCGCAAACCCATTTGGAGAAGAACATTTTGCATTGCAAAATCACCGGTTATACAGGCCACAGATGATTCAGACAAAGATCTAAGCATCCAACTTTGTTCACTGACATCATCATCTGCATATGAAGCATCAGCAGCTTCACTTGTCTGACTTGCAATCTCGGAGTGAAATGCACTAACATCCGATGCACTTTCCATATCATTGTTTGACTGCAGCTCTTCAGGAGACAAACTTGGTTTGTGTTCTTCGTTAACTTCAAGTGAACCTTTTTCCAGAGTCATTTGCTCCAGAGTTGCAGAGAGGGCTTCCCCGTCATTGTTCTCTGCAGATATCATATCATCCTTGGAAACAACATTTTCAATATGGTTCTCATCACGGTTTGAAGCCTTGTCATCTTCACAAACACTTCCATCGATGGTTTCTTCCATATCTTGTTGATCTTGATTACTGGATAATGCATCATAGTGTTCTCGTCTAGCTTTCCTTCTTAGAAATCTCCTGTGAGTACTACGACTAACAGCAGGCATCCAATCACCTTCATTGTCATCAACTTGCCCTTGAGATGCATCAACACCATCAGCCACTATCTTCCCTTCAATGTTTATGACTTTTTTCTTAGGCTGATAATTCTTACGCCTCGTTGAACCACCATGTTCACTACCATCTAGAATTTCCAAGGTAGTTTCACTAGCATGTTCTACTGAACCATCTACAGAGATATCATCTTGAGGAACAATGTTCAAACTCAAGTCCTGCAGAGGAAGGattcttgaatttgaatttgcATTATCCTCTTCGCGTTCCAATGCTTCCCACTCTTCCAAATTGGAAACATTCGAACCCCATCCGGGCAAGTCCTTCTCAGGCAACCTCTTAACATTTAAGGTTTGCACTGGAGGCGGGCTTTCTCTGAGATGTTTTGTTCCGTGAATTTGAGCCTCCAAAGTATATGTTAGAGCCATGAGTTTGATATCAACATCTGATAGAGTCTGTAAATCACCAGTAACCCTAGCAAATTTGACAACTACAACCATGTCCAATTGGTAAAAAGATTTCCAAGTTAGAATTCAAAAAAACATCTTCATATTACATACAAACAGAAACATAAGATACTATACTAAGGTCTTGTTTGGATAAATAACTTAACTAAGTGCTTAAAGCATACGATATTTCTATAACAAATGACAAAATAAAGTCAATCTTTTTTCATATTAACTATAAGTAGTTTTCTTAAGTTACCCTAGAGTGTTTGTGAAAATAAGCTGAAAACGAATGGCCATGCAACTTATGGACATGTAATAAGTTATTTTCATAAGCTCTTCTAAATGATGTCACAAGTATTAGTGTAGGTTTGGTTTAACTTTTGGAA contains:
- the LOC131603619 gene encoding RNA-binding NOB1-like protein encodes the protein MEEASSIAPPPPKPSCWSSIVKKEAPPPQQPPPLLETQQVLEDARNRHGISVAIVDANAVIAGGEKLHGIADKFVSVPEVLEEIRDPVSRHKLSFLPFTIQTMEPTPESINKVVKFARVTGDLQTLSDVDIKLMALTYTLEAQIHGTKHLRESPPPVQTLNVKRLPEKDLPGWGSNVSNLEEWEALEREEDNANSNSRILPLQDLSLNIVPQDDISVDGSVEHASETTLEILDGSEHGGSTRRKNYQPKKKVINIEGKIVADGVDASQGQVDDNEGDWMPAVSRSTHRRFLRRKARREHYDALSSNQDQQDMEETIDGSVCEDDKASNRDENHIENVVSKDDMISAENNDGEALSATLEQMTLEKGSLEVNEEHKPSLSPEELQSNNDMESASDVSAFHSEIASQTSEAADASYADDDVSEQSWMLRSLSESSVACITGDFAMQNVLLQMGLRLLAPGGSQIHQLHRWILKCHACFTVTAEIGRIFCPKCGNGGTLRKVAVTVNENGIMLAARRPRITLRGTKFSLPLPQGGRNAVTKNVILREDQLPQRVLHPKTKKKSNKDDEFFGPDDVFSHHNSKGSPFLPPVRKALAVYSGKRNPNDNHYSSKRK